A region from the Bosea sp. RAC05 genome encodes:
- the scpB gene encoding SMC-Scp complex subunit ScpB: MSDLDQQQVGSPETGEDAETFGLSVRIAEALLFASATPLKLDDLAKSLPAGIDAQAVVDHLVDHYSTRGVNLRPLAGGYAFRTSADLGYLLQADQPAPRRLSRAALEVLAIIAYHQPVTRAEIEEIRGVSTAKGTLDNLLEAGWVRLRGRRRSPGRPVTFGTTPNFLDHFGLDRIDDLPGLEELQGVNLGKTRISRDLSIPLPDDDPDLREDEDPLDDLFAPLDPGDPDPPA; this comes from the coding sequence TTGAGCGACCTCGACCAGCAACAGGTCGGGTCTCCTGAGACTGGCGAAGATGCCGAGACTTTCGGTCTGTCGGTTAGGATAGCCGAAGCACTGCTGTTCGCTTCCGCGACCCCCCTCAAGCTCGACGACCTTGCAAAGTCGCTTCCGGCTGGCATCGATGCGCAGGCCGTCGTCGACCACTTGGTGGATCACTACAGCACCCGGGGCGTGAACCTGCGGCCTCTGGCTGGCGGCTATGCCTTCAGAACCTCGGCCGACCTTGGCTACCTGCTCCAGGCCGACCAGCCCGCGCCCAGGAGGCTCTCGCGCGCTGCTCTCGAAGTGCTGGCCATCATCGCCTATCATCAGCCGGTGACGCGCGCCGAGATCGAAGAGATACGCGGCGTCTCGACGGCCAAGGGGACGCTCGACAACCTGCTGGAAGCGGGATGGGTGCGCTTACGCGGCCGCAGGCGCAGTCCCGGTCGGCCCGTGACATTCGGAACGACGCCGAACTTCCTGGACCACTTCGGGCTCGATCGGATCGACGACCTGCCTGGCCTCGAGGAGCTGCAGGGCGTCAACCTGGGGAAAACCCGCATCAGCCGGGATCTATCCATCCCCCTGCCCGACGACGACCCCGATCTGAGAGAAGACGAGGATCCACTGGATGATCTCTTCGCCCCGCTTGATCCGGGAGACCCGGATCCGCCAGCCTGA
- a CDS encoding LPD1 domain-containing protein gives MTLDDLGSLSLEEAVAFVAKDLIWPVPDYAALAADGIDPMALALRKIVRDRMPVTPCVVEKASQPSDPKQIYAYFIKATSLVRDTLEQCRTVDDVKGATSAILTALGWYEKAGWKDPEIRATLFTIMPRRHYPFELSQTDHTKANRMVADGFPSSKVEPWLKGVRIAADGRGAFMAVKSGVILVSGKPDHDSVVAHLKEVHSTAAEAKKDKPKSPPMYRERIDKIDRSGLEDYRNGVPITPEAFTEQFGFRGVEFGEWLPDGERQLVLDHAYDALRDMAVALDIPDRLLSLGGRLALAFGSRGNGRPAHYEPTRIVINLSKMTGAGALAHEVGHALDHLLGEAGFEGVTKGDVHSLSGWYSWSKSRASSLGGLGADAAQAWDEVMTTLRSRRRTRDEQVAHFDTRLELMNAQLDEQEKHLADFKARGGGRLDSKFEGKMLAWLSEQKFRIARLTKIRTEFIARPEVPGDVGESSYMAEANALCGSSGEYWKRPTEMFARAFECVVFDAIAAKGGRSDYLVQGVEMDRYAGPRWKGNPYPTGDERVAINEAFRKAIALTMPVLERLAEAEPTTPSPH, from the coding sequence ATGACGCTCGACGACCTGGGCTCTCTCAGCCTCGAGGAAGCCGTCGCGTTCGTTGCCAAGGATCTGATCTGGCCGGTTCCCGACTATGCTGCTCTGGCGGCAGACGGGATTGATCCGATGGCACTCGCGCTGCGCAAGATTGTCCGCGACCGCATGCCGGTGACGCCTTGCGTGGTCGAGAAGGCCTCCCAGCCCTCCGATCCCAAGCAGATCTATGCGTATTTCATCAAGGCGACGAGCCTGGTTCGCGACACGCTGGAGCAGTGCCGGACAGTCGACGATGTGAAGGGGGCGACTTCAGCCATTCTGACAGCGCTCGGCTGGTACGAGAAGGCCGGCTGGAAGGATCCCGAGATCCGCGCGACGCTGTTCACGATCATGCCTCGCCGGCACTACCCGTTCGAGCTTTCACAGACCGATCACACCAAGGCCAATCGGATGGTCGCCGACGGCTTCCCGTCGAGCAAGGTCGAGCCCTGGCTCAAGGGAGTTCGCATCGCCGCTGACGGGCGCGGTGCCTTCATGGCGGTGAAGTCCGGCGTCATCCTGGTCTCGGGCAAGCCCGACCACGACAGTGTCGTCGCCCACTTGAAAGAAGTGCACTCCACCGCGGCTGAGGCGAAGAAGGACAAGCCCAAATCGCCGCCGATGTACCGCGAGCGCATCGACAAGATCGATCGCAGCGGGCTGGAGGACTATCGCAACGGCGTGCCCATCACGCCTGAAGCCTTCACCGAGCAGTTCGGTTTCCGCGGCGTCGAGTTTGGCGAATGGCTGCCGGACGGCGAGCGCCAGCTCGTTCTGGATCACGCCTATGACGCGCTTCGCGACATGGCGGTCGCTCTCGATATCCCCGATCGCTTGCTGAGCCTGGGCGGGCGCCTGGCACTGGCATTCGGATCCCGTGGCAATGGTCGGCCAGCTCACTACGAACCGACCAGAATTGTCATCAATTTGAGCAAAATGACTGGCGCAGGGGCTCTTGCCCATGAGGTTGGTCATGCCCTCGACCACCTCCTGGGGGAGGCCGGCTTCGAAGGCGTGACCAAAGGCGACGTCCATTCGCTGTCTGGCTGGTACAGCTGGAGCAAGTCCAGGGCCTCGTCGCTGGGCGGTTTGGGCGCGGACGCTGCGCAGGCCTGGGACGAGGTGATGACGACGCTGCGCTCGCGCCGGCGGACCCGCGACGAACAGGTCGCCCACTTCGATACCCGTCTGGAGCTGATGAATGCGCAGCTCGACGAGCAGGAGAAGCACCTCGCCGACTTCAAGGCGCGTGGTGGTGGGCGGCTCGACAGCAAGTTCGAAGGCAAGATGCTCGCCTGGCTATCCGAGCAGAAGTTCCGGATTGCGCGGCTGACCAAGATCCGGACCGAGTTCATCGCCCGGCCGGAGGTTCCCGGCGACGTCGGCGAGAGCTCCTATATGGCTGAGGCCAATGCGCTGTGCGGCTCCTCGGGCGAGTACTGGAAGCGGCCGACAGAAATGTTCGCGCGCGCCTTTGAGTGCGTGGTCTTCGATGCGATCGCAGCCAAGGGCGGCCGCAGCGACTACCTCGTCCAGGGTGTCGAGATGGATCGCTATGCCGGCCCGCGCTGGAAGGGCAATCCCTATCCGACCGGGGACGAGCGCGTGGCGATCAACGAGGCCTTCAGGAAGGCCATCGCTTTGACGATGCCGGTGCTTGAGCGCCTGGCAGAGGCCGAACCTACGACCCCATCCCCGCACTGA
- a CDS encoding ADP-ribosylglycohydrolase family protein — translation MLGAICGDVIGKPYEFVRPVNTKEFDLFSDDSAFSDDTVLTAAIADACLRGRDFGEALVEFGRRHIDAGYSRTFKAWLLDDARQPAFSTGNGSAMRVSPVAWFAGTLEQAIDLATRSALPSHGDPEGIKGAVATASAVFLALEGWELADIRKKVAEITGYDLSRSWSEIKADYPRFKTKCPDSVPEALTCAFEATSYEDAIRNAIALGNDADTQAAIAGAIAEPVWGVPDFISGPALQRLSPDIREVYDAFRVAMHDRLDKGIVPRR, via the coding sequence ATGCTCGGCGCGATCTGCGGGGACGTGATTGGCAAGCCCTATGAGTTCGTCCGTCCGGTCAACACCAAGGAGTTCGATCTCTTTTCCGACGACTCGGCGTTTTCCGACGACACCGTGCTGACGGCAGCAATCGCCGATGCCTGCCTCCGCGGCCGTGATTTCGGTGAAGCCCTCGTCGAATTCGGTCGCCGGCATATCGACGCCGGCTACTCACGCACCTTCAAGGCCTGGCTTCTCGATGACGCCCGCCAGCCGGCATTCTCGACAGGAAACGGCTCGGCCATGCGCGTCAGCCCGGTCGCCTGGTTCGCCGGCACGCTGGAGCAGGCCATCGACCTGGCGACGCGCAGCGCGCTTCCTTCCCATGGAGATCCCGAGGGCATCAAGGGTGCCGTGGCGACGGCCTCTGCGGTGTTTCTGGCCCTCGAAGGCTGGGAGCTTGCGGATATTCGCAAGAAGGTCGCCGAGATCACCGGTTATGATCTCTCTCGTTCGTGGTCGGAGATCAAGGCCGATTATCCACGGTTCAAAACGAAGTGCCCCGACTCCGTCCCGGAGGCTCTGACCTGTGCGTTCGAGGCGACATCCTATGAAGACGCGATCCGCAACGCCATCGCTCTCGGCAACGACGCCGACACGCAGGCTGCCATCGCAGGAGCGATCGCCGAGCCAGTCTGGGGTGTTCCGGACTTCATCTCGGGCCCGGCTCTTCAGCGGCTAAGTCCGGATATCCGCGAGGTCTATGATGCGTTCCGGGTCGCCATGCACGATCGCCTGGATAAAGGGATCGTGCCGCGTCGCTAA
- a CDS encoding DUF1127 domain-containing protein, which produces MFLANLIHLARKAALGIKAHLTFHRTTRELTGLSDHTLRDIGISRIDIQSIARAAALKATRPSPAAAASRQIASAHDLSGGAKPATLLALNDDAPRQMAS; this is translated from the coding sequence ATGTTCCTCGCCAACCTCATTCATCTTGCCCGTAAGGCCGCCCTCGGCATCAAGGCACACCTCACCTTCCACCGCACGACCCGCGAGCTGACTGGTCTGAGCGACCATACGCTTCGCGACATCGGTATCAGCCGCATCGACATCCAGTCGATCGCCCGAGCAGCCGCCCTGAAAGCCACACGGCCATCGCCGGCCGCGGCCGCTTCGCGACAGATCGCATCGGCGCACGATCTCTCCGGCGGCGCCAAGCCTGCCACTCTCCTGGCGCTGAACGACGACGCTCCCCGCCAGATGGCGAGCTGA
- a CDS encoding zinc finger domain-containing protein, producing the protein MKRFYVLSVEPTLFDDDVALVREWGRLGSSCRRRLDLFPGAAQAQCSLETWLARKKRKGYQVALDERQSGPL; encoded by the coding sequence ATGAAACGGTTCTACGTTTTGAGTGTCGAGCCGACGCTCTTCGACGACGATGTCGCGCTGGTGCGCGAATGGGGCCGCCTGGGCTCAAGCTGTCGCAGGCGTCTCGATTTGTTTCCGGGCGCGGCTCAAGCCCAGTGCTCTCTGGAGACCTGGCTCGCCCGGAAAAAGCGAAAGGGATACCAGGTGGCGCTCGATGAGCGCCAATCCGGGCCGTTGTGA
- a CDS encoding DUF262 domain-containing protein, with the protein MLDGIVRQWSLDTLYDRRERFIENFEDRTRGTPPGQQWLMGYVIPPFQRPIVWDEERCVRLVESAILGLGIGSWVYNVTDDLPGCKNGEMHLWLLDGQQRLHAFDRYFDDAFPVFGSRWSETPRRDQVRLLNNTMFPAIETRHSDERILREIYDRMNFGGVAHTADQRAVPDDEEPLATMGLGR; encoded by the coding sequence ATGCTCGATGGCATCGTCCGTCAGTGGTCGCTCGATACCCTCTATGACCGTCGCGAGCGTTTCATCGAGAACTTCGAGGACCGGACGAGAGGCACTCCACCTGGGCAACAGTGGCTGATGGGCTATGTCATCCCGCCATTCCAGCGCCCGATCGTCTGGGACGAGGAGCGGTGTGTCCGTCTGGTCGAGTCGGCGATCCTCGGGCTCGGTATCGGGTCCTGGGTCTACAACGTCACGGACGACCTGCCGGGCTGCAAGAATGGCGAGATGCACCTTTGGCTGCTCGACGGTCAGCAGCGGCTCCACGCCTTCGATCGCTACTTCGACGATGCCTTTCCCGTGTTCGGATCGCGTTGGTCAGAGACACCGCGGCGCGACCAGGTCAGGTTGCTCAACAACACCATGTTCCCAGCGATCGAGACGCGTCATTCCGATGAGCGCATCCTGCGCGAGATCTATGACCGGATGAACTTCGGCGGGGTCGCACACACTGCCGACCAGCGCGCGGTTCCCGACGATGAGGAGCCTTTGGCGACGATGGGCCTCGGGCGCTAA
- a CDS encoding ATP-binding protein, giving the protein MSQPTAERRALRMHPKLLWDVITKQAGTIEKAILEGVMNSVDAGATKVEVTLTEDRFTLKDDGKGFVGRDEIENFFETFGHPHEEGDATYGRFRMGRGQMMAFGRNLWLSNTFRMLVDIKPQEGNFSAAGGGLLYELQTLDESHPGCEITVDLYEKLLPSQLNTCIRELGEYVRYTQIPVLLNGKQINVLPSEYQKWTHDTPEAYMELKDVNHLTVYNLGVLVARIPSYSYGGVGGIIVSKKPLTVNFARNQVLSSCPTMKKISETLRSVAGIQRKSKARLTDADREAMAEELVAGQLDLTSMVEAKLITDVMGNHVPVKRLVELHGYNNRVSYSPIGERKAERVHNTTAMFVVGTPTLDRFGVKNTEDLYAKISKAMAAKSGYNPKADTYHQARYGTPEYDAIRFVASQGSISHRDPSEFAKYMSDDYETVDDKKLSKFEKVALQALQSAAHAMYVSLSQQVGFADSIPIDFSKNRWQGRRIRIGESDAANGWTDGSENIWINKNLVPLVKEGYSGWARLAGLILHEYMHGEPDTKSHVHDEGFYRLVHDLALSTPVLGVAIKEIEASLFRQAKANKGMLTDHQAKKADRIETIRRKGIPIEMPGHEPVDEPDLALAPSM; this is encoded by the coding sequence ATGTCCCAGCCGACCGCCGAGCGCCGCGCCCTGCGCATGCATCCCAAACTGCTTTGGGATGTCATCACCAAGCAGGCGGGGACCATCGAGAAGGCTATCCTCGAAGGCGTGATGAATTCCGTCGACGCAGGAGCGACAAAGGTCGAAGTGACCTTGACAGAGGATAGATTTACCCTCAAGGATGATGGCAAGGGATTTGTCGGTAGAGACGAGATCGAGAATTTCTTCGAAACTTTCGGCCACCCACATGAAGAAGGCGATGCAACATATGGCCGCTTCCGCATGGGAAGGGGGCAGATGATGGCATTCGGCCGCAACTTGTGGTTGAGCAATACCTTCCGCATGCTTGTCGATATTAAGCCACAGGAGGGCAATTTCTCTGCGGCGGGCGGCGGTCTTCTGTATGAACTCCAGACCTTGGATGAGAGCCATCCCGGCTGTGAGATCACCGTCGACCTGTATGAGAAGCTCCTGCCGAGTCAGCTCAACACCTGCATCCGCGAGCTCGGCGAGTACGTTCGCTACACCCAGATCCCGGTGCTTCTGAACGGGAAGCAGATCAACGTCCTGCCGTCCGAATACCAGAAGTGGACGCATGACACGCCCGAGGCTTATATGGAGCTGAAGGACGTCAATCACCTGACCGTCTATAATCTCGGCGTCCTCGTCGCCCGCATCCCCAGCTACAGCTATGGCGGAGTCGGCGGCATCATCGTGTCGAAGAAGCCGCTGACCGTTAACTTCGCAAGAAATCAAGTCCTGAGTTCTTGCCCTACCATGAAGAAGATCTCGGAAACGCTCCGCAGTGTCGCTGGAATTCAGCGCAAGTCCAAGGCGCGGCTGACCGACGCCGATCGGGAGGCCATGGCCGAGGAGCTGGTCGCCGGGCAGCTCGATCTGACCAGCATGGTCGAGGCGAAGCTCATCACCGATGTGATGGGCAATCATGTGCCCGTGAAGCGCCTGGTGGAGCTGCACGGCTACAACAATCGGGTCTCCTACTCCCCGATAGGCGAGCGCAAGGCGGAGCGTGTTCACAACACCACCGCGATGTTCGTGGTTGGAACGCCCACGCTCGACCGCTTCGGCGTCAAGAACACGGAAGACCTCTACGCGAAGATCTCGAAGGCGATGGCCGCGAAGTCTGGCTACAACCCCAAAGCGGACACCTATCACCAGGCGCGCTACGGAACGCCAGAATATGACGCGATCCGCTTCGTTGCGTCCCAGGGTTCGATCTCTCACCGCGATCCGTCCGAGTTCGCGAAGTACATGTCGGACGACTATGAGACCGTCGACGACAAGAAGCTCTCGAAGTTCGAGAAGGTCGCGCTTCAGGCCCTCCAGTCCGCTGCCCATGCCATGTACGTCTCGCTCTCGCAGCAGGTCGGGTTCGCCGACTCCATTCCGATCGATTTCAGCAAGAACCGCTGGCAGGGACGCCGGATCCGCATCGGGGAATCGGACGCAGCCAATGGCTGGACCGACGGCAGCGAGAATATCTGGATCAATAAAAACCTTGTTCCGTTAGTAAAAGAAGGTTATTCCGGGTGGGCAAGGCTCGCGGGACTTATATTGCACGAGTATATGCACGGTGAGCCCGATACGAAATCTCACGTTCATGATGAAGGATTCTATCGATTAGTCCATGATCTTGCTCTTAGCACGCCGGTTCTTGGTGTCGCGATCAAGGAAATCGAGGCCTCTCTTTTCCGTCAGGCCAAGGCGAACAAGGGCATGCTCACCGACCATCAGGCCAAGAAAGCCGATCGCATCGAGACGATCAGGCGCAAGGGCATCCCGATCGAAATGCCTGGCCATGAGCCGGTCGACGAGCCGGACTTGGCCCTCGCCCCTTCGATGTAA
- a CDS encoding crotonase/enoyl-CoA hydratase family protein, with protein sequence MMDVLEKSAAIIADAGVIMPSVLDQEIGQDFASAIAGVTRDFVDMAAHYDPETGTLWCSMIGTGLPSFTPQMIGEMQEIIDVAKAFGQHTGAEPLKFLVLSSARKGVFNLGGNLEVLSDKIRRNDVEGLRAYARRSCDLIHAMWTSLDMPCVTISVVAGDALGGGLESARSCNLLIAERGTKLGLPEAIFGLFPGMGAFSLLSRHLNGALAYNMMLKGDIFTAEQLHDMGLVDELVDPGTSMDYVRDLVRKASARDHFFRCSINDVRRRVTPLTIQELYDVTDLWAHSAIRLTEADLKRMERLRGIQTKRFLSLQD encoded by the coding sequence ATGATGGACGTGTTGGAAAAGAGCGCCGCGATCATCGCAGACGCCGGCGTGATCATGCCCTCGGTTCTGGACCAGGAGATCGGTCAGGACTTCGCGTCGGCGATTGCCGGCGTGACCCGCGATTTCGTCGACATGGCCGCCCATTACGACCCCGAGACAGGCACCCTCTGGTGCTCGATGATCGGCACCGGGCTCCCGAGCTTCACGCCGCAGATGATCGGCGAGATGCAGGAGATCATCGACGTCGCCAAGGCGTTCGGTCAGCACACCGGTGCGGAGCCGCTGAAGTTTCTCGTCCTGTCGAGCGCCCGGAAGGGCGTCTTCAACCTCGGTGGCAACCTCGAGGTGCTTTCCGACAAGATCCGGCGCAACGACGTCGAGGGCCTGCGCGCCTATGCCCGCCGCAGCTGCGACCTCATTCACGCGATGTGGACGAGCCTCGACATGCCCTGCGTGACGATCTCCGTCGTTGCTGGCGATGCGCTGGGCGGCGGACTGGAGTCGGCGCGCTCGTGCAATCTTCTGATCGCCGAGCGCGGGACCAAGCTCGGACTGCCCGAGGCCATCTTCGGCCTGTTCCCTGGCATGGGCGCCTTCAGCCTGCTGTCGCGGCACCTGAACGGTGCGCTGGCCTACAACATGATGCTCAAGGGCGACATCTTCACCGCCGAGCAGCTGCATGACATGGGCCTCGTCGACGAACTCGTCGATCCCGGTACCAGCATGGACTATGTGCGCGATCTGGTGCGCAAGGCGAGTGCGCGTGACCACTTCTTCCGCTGCTCGATCAACGACGTTCGGCGCCGTGTCACGCCCCTGACCATCCAGGAGCTCTATGACGTGACCGATCTGTGGGCTCACTCCGCCATCCGGCTGACGGAAGCGGACCTGAAGCGGATGGAGCGTCTGCGCGGGATCCAGACCAAGCGCTTCCTGTCGCTTCAGGATTGA
- a CDS encoding RNA-guided endonuclease InsQ/TnpB family protein, giving the protein MLLTYRYKLKPTKAQYAALDRLLEAQRLLYNAALQERIEAWRKAGKSISKIDQNKSLTQIRSFDEGYASMPVALSRWSLARLDDAMAGFFSRVKRGQSPGFPRFKPLSRWSSFGFVEFKGIRLREGRLLFSPIVGGLKLNLHRPVQEGSSIKSCTFTRRGRHWWITMAVDVAVVAGHDAPAAAVGIDVGVAHLATTSAGEHFQNARPRSRRERELRVAARALARCKRGSKRRRKVRARLALLQLRVKAARNTHLHQVSAELTRRYAFIAVEDLKLRNMTRSAAGTVEAPGKNVRQKVGLNRSLLDAAPGRLIQLLTYKAERAGGLVVKVDPRGTSQECSSCGVTVEKKLSMRVHRCSCGTVLDRDHNAALNILNRALVAHGRAKPPGDANVGHQPVRRLGTAVAKAA; this is encoded by the coding sequence ATGCTGCTGACCTACCGCTACAAGCTCAAGCCGACCAAGGCGCAATATGCGGCGTTGGATCGGCTGCTGGAGGCGCAGCGTCTGCTCTACAACGCGGCGCTGCAGGAGCGCATCGAAGCGTGGCGCAAGGCTGGAAAGTCGATCTCGAAGATCGATCAGAACAAGTCTCTGACGCAAATCCGCAGCTTCGACGAAGGCTACGCCTCCATGCCCGTGGCATTGTCGCGCTGGTCGCTCGCGAGGCTCGACGACGCCATGGCTGGCTTCTTCTCGCGAGTGAAGCGCGGCCAGAGCCCAGGATTTCCCAGGTTCAAGCCTCTGTCGCGGTGGAGCAGCTTCGGCTTTGTCGAGTTCAAGGGGATCCGTCTGCGCGAGGGGAGGCTGCTGTTCAGCCCGATCGTCGGAGGACTGAAGCTCAACCTGCACCGGCCGGTCCAGGAAGGATCGTCGATTAAGTCATGCACCTTCACTCGCCGTGGCCGGCACTGGTGGATCACCATGGCCGTCGATGTAGCGGTCGTGGCGGGCCATGATGCTCCTGCGGCAGCCGTGGGCATCGATGTCGGCGTGGCGCATCTCGCCACGACGTCTGCCGGCGAGCACTTCCAGAACGCCAGGCCGCGCAGCCGACGTGAGCGGGAGCTTCGCGTCGCGGCTCGGGCGCTCGCCCGCTGCAAGCGCGGATCCAAGCGCAGGCGAAAGGTTCGTGCCCGCCTTGCGCTGCTGCAGCTCCGAGTGAAAGCGGCCCGCAACACTCACCTCCACCAAGTCTCGGCCGAGCTGACGAGGCGCTACGCCTTCATCGCGGTGGAGGACCTGAAGCTCAGGAACATGACCAGGTCGGCCGCTGGGACGGTCGAAGCTCCTGGCAAGAACGTCCGGCAGAAAGTCGGGCTCAACCGGTCGCTGCTCGATGCGGCGCCAGGGCGTCTGATCCAACTGCTGACCTACAAGGCTGAAAGAGCCGGTGGGCTGGTGGTGAAGGTCGATCCGCGTGGCACCTCGCAGGAGTGCTCCTCCTGCGGCGTGACGGTCGAGAAGAAGCTCTCCATGCGGGTGCATCGCTGCTCCTGCGGGACTGTGCTCGACCGGGACCACAACGCGGCGCTGAATATCCTCAATCGCGCGCTCGTCGCGCACGGGCGGGCTAAACCGCCTGGAGACGCCAACGTGGGGCATCAGCCCGTGCGTCGTCTCGGAACCGCGGTCGCCAAAGCCGCGTAA
- a CDS encoding S1 family peptidase, with the protein MKPSLLALIAGSLLATPVAAEMPPLEAYRQLLMPCLQRAKACKLSSLTQSDRDYLAYELKGTKLSARDVDLVATSRMSQFRYGPVPLAGAATGDLPARLRKATVMVLARNARGVAEGSGFWIGRNLVVTNRHVVESATGGIMILSTESNLPLVGSIAAITPGSTPGDPDLAAIWVSDTAGVEVLKFAPPAASGAMVASGFPGNAIGPEGFWRRAQVGDFTIPSLTLTSGQGASIELSQSGTELIRHAAAVFKGNSGGPLVDACGGVVGVNTFLRGQQSYALSSRAIIAFLDKAGLPYSVEKEACETKPAVVRATTPGGLLE; encoded by the coding sequence ATGAAGCCATCGCTGCTTGCCCTGATCGCTGGAAGTCTGCTGGCCACTCCGGTGGCTGCCGAGATGCCGCCCCTGGAAGCGTATCGGCAGCTGCTGATGCCGTGCCTGCAGCGGGCCAAAGCGTGCAAGCTGTCTTCGCTGACTCAGTCGGACCGTGATTATCTGGCCTATGAGCTGAAGGGCACCAAGCTCTCCGCCCGCGACGTCGACCTGGTCGCAACCTCAAGGATGAGCCAGTTTCGCTATGGGCCGGTTCCCCTTGCTGGAGCAGCAACAGGGGATCTGCCGGCCCGGCTGCGCAAGGCGACCGTCATGGTTCTGGCCAGGAACGCCAGGGGCGTCGCCGAGGGCTCTGGCTTTTGGATCGGCCGCAACCTGGTGGTCACCAACAGGCACGTCGTCGAGAGTGCTACCGGCGGCATCATGATCCTGAGCACCGAATCCAACCTGCCCCTCGTCGGCAGCATCGCAGCAATCACACCGGGATCCACGCCAGGAGATCCAGACCTCGCTGCGATCTGGGTCAGCGATACAGCGGGCGTCGAGGTGCTCAAGTTCGCCCCGCCGGCGGCGTCCGGCGCCATGGTCGCCTCCGGGTTTCCAGGTAATGCGATCGGGCCAGAAGGCTTCTGGCGCCGGGCCCAGGTCGGAGACTTCACCATCCCCTCCCTTACCCTGACGTCGGGCCAGGGCGCCTCGATCGAGCTGTCGCAATCGGGGACAGAGCTGATCCGGCATGCGGCCGCGGTGTTCAAGGGCAACTCGGGCGGTCCGCTGGTCGACGCCTGCGGCGGTGTTGTTGGCGTGAACACCTTCCTGCGGGGGCAGCAGTCCTATGCACTGTCGTCGCGCGCCATCATCGCGTTTCTCGACAAGGCAGGCCTTCCCTATAGCGTAGAGAAGGAAGCCTGCGAGACCAAGCCGGCCGTCGTCAGGGCCACCACGCCAGGCGGTCTGCTAGAGTAA
- a CDS encoding aminoacyl-tRNA hydrolase, whose product MPAGKMSSQAGHAYTDALWNAFDQDPDLALRYRRDGVGGSKVTLKAKNEAAILRAQRECEEAGIPHALIIDRDHILPPHFTGQPIVTAIGIGPSTRAEARHITKRFQVA is encoded by the coding sequence ATGCCCGCCGGGAAAATGTCATCCCAGGCCGGCCACGCGTACACAGACGCTCTGTGGAACGCCTTTGACCAAGATCCCGACCTCGCCCTTCGCTACAGGCGCGACGGTGTCGGTGGATCCAAGGTCACCCTCAAGGCCAAGAACGAAGCCGCCATCCTCCGTGCTCAGCGCGAGTGCGAAGAGGCCGGTATTCCGCACGCCTTGATCATCGATCGAGATCACATTCTGCCCCCGCACTTCACAGGCCAGCCCATCGTCACGGCGATCGGCATCGGCCCCAGCACGCGCGCAGAAGCCCGGCACATCACCAAGCGTTTCCAGGTCGCCTGA
- a CDS encoding DsbA family protein, with protein MISTRFSRRQIVAGIATSAAAALAPISSIAQDANDIPLERLLSAGGLPDLWIGSPDAKVTIVEYASMTCTHCARFHKETMPHIKQLIAGGSSIRFVLREFPLDPLATAAFMLARAAGPERRDAFVDLLFDQQSVWAFNGRPLETLPVIARQAGMSQEAFDAVLKDEVLYSSINKMREQASTEFKVNATPTFFINGRRRAGMMTVSEFDGVVSALL; from the coding sequence ATGATCTCGACACGTTTCAGCCGGCGCCAGATCGTCGCCGGCATCGCCACCTCTGCTGCGGCCGCGCTGGCCCCGATATCATCGATCGCCCAGGACGCGAACGACATCCCTCTGGAGCGGCTGCTTTCAGCCGGCGGCCTGCCTGACCTCTGGATCGGCTCGCCCGATGCCAAGGTCACGATCGTCGAATACGCCTCGATGACCTGCACGCATTGCGCCCGGTTCCACAAGGAGACGATGCCGCACATCAAGCAGCTCATCGCCGGCGGGAGCTCGATCCGCTTCGTCCTGCGCGAATTCCCCCTCGATCCGCTCGCGACCGCGGCATTCATGCTGGCCAGGGCCGCCGGCCCCGAGCGGCGCGACGCTTTCGTGGATCTGCTCTTCGACCAGCAGTCGGTCTGGGCGTTCAACGGCCGGCCGCTCGAAACGCTGCCCGTCATCGCCCGGCAGGCCGGCATGTCCCAGGAGGCGTTCGATGCCGTCCTGAAGGACGAGGTCCTCTACAGCTCGATCAACAAGATGCGCGAGCAGGCGTCGACCGAGTTCAAGGTCAATGCGACCCCGACCTTCTTCATCAACGGCCGCCGGCGTGCCGGCATGATGACGGTGTCGGAGTTCGACGGCGTTGTCTCAGCCTTGCTGTAA